The Lycium ferocissimum isolate CSIRO_LF1 chromosome 1, AGI_CSIRO_Lferr_CH_V1, whole genome shotgun sequence genome includes a region encoding these proteins:
- the LOC132030673 gene encoding protein ENHANCED PSEUDOMONAS SUSCEPTIBILITY 1-like isoform X1 yields MEEVQIISTCLVEATSNESIFDKNTPKVSKIDMTPWDLRFLLHDTIQKGLLFCKPKEEIIPKSSFIEHLKKSLSSTLHFFPPLSGRFSTVKNANDTVSFFINCNNAGVEFTHAVSPKLTVSTILDSTHVPLIVHHLFPLNKVRNFECVTKPLFGVQVTELVDGYFIGCSMSHSLADGTCFWHFLNSWSEISRGYEVISKFPVLQRYFPEKMNLPIHLPLKLDDEKLFEVFEVPTLMERIFHLSKESIAKLKAKANYEMGVKSISSLQAYLAHLWRSVTRCRNLDAKEEVIINLIIGARSRLNPPLPEGYFGNAIHAKQVKTTAEELLENGLGWAAMQMNKTVISQNSDEVVKMYKGWVENPILFTKNSVFVGSKLRISSSPRYNIYGTDFGWGKPVAVRSGMGNKSDGKITLFPGIEEGSVDIEVCILPEILQAMENDQEFMEAVTKT; encoded by the exons ATGGAAGAAGTTCAAATCATCTCCACATGTTTAGTTGAAGCAACATCAAATGAATCAATCTTTGACAAAAACACCCCAAAAGTTTCTAAAATTGATATGACACCATGGGATTTACGATTCCTCCTTCATGACACTATCCAAAAAGGTCTCCTTTTCTGcaaaccaaaagaagaaattattcccaaatcatcattcattgaacatttaaaaaaatcactttCTAGCACTTTACACTTTTTTCCTCCATTATCTGGCCGTTTCTCCACCGTTAAAAACGCCAACGATACAGTTTCTTTCTTCATCAATTGTAACAACGCTGGCGTGGAATTCACCCACGCAGTTAGTCCAAAATTAACTGTTTCTACAATTCTTGATTCTACACACGTACCACTTATTGTTCACCATCTTTTTCCACTCAATAAGGTTCGTAATTTCGAATGTGTTACTAAGCCTTTATTTGGTGTACAAGTAACTGAGCTAGTTGATGGTTACTTTATCGGGTGCAGTATGAGTCATAGCTTAGCAGATGGTACTTGTTTTTGgcatttcttgaattcttggtCTGAAATATCTCGTGGGTACGAAGTTATTTCCAAGTTCCCAGTTTTACAACGTTATTTTCCCGAGAAAATGAATCTTCCAATTCATCTTCCCTTAAAGCTAGATGATGAAaaattgtttgaagtatttgaaGTTCCAACTTTGATGGAGAGGATTTTTCATCTTAGTAAAGAAAGTATAGCTAAACTCAAAGCAAAAGCAAATTATGAAATGGGTGTTAAATCGATTTCTTCTTTACAAGCTTACTTGGCTCATCTATGGCGCTCTGTTACTCGTTGTCGTAATCTTGATGCTAAGGAAGAAGTCATCATTAACCTTATCATAG GTGCGAGATCAAGGCTAAATCCTCCTCTTCCAGAAGGCTATTTTGGAAATGCAATTCATGCCAAGCAAGTCAAGACAACTGCAGAAGAGCTACTAGAAAATGGACTAGGATGGGCTGCAATGCAAATGAACAAGACAGTTATCTCACAAAACTCTGACGAAGTGGTGAAAATGTACAAAGGGTGGGTTGAAAATCCAATTTTATTCACTAAGAACTCAGTATTTGTGGGGAGTAAATTAAGAATTAGCAGTTCACCAAGATATAATATTTATGGTACTGATTTTGGTTGGGGAAAACCAGTTGCAGTGAGGAGTGGGATGGGAAATAAAAGTGATGGGAAGATTACTTTATTTCCTGGTATAGAAGAAGGGAGTGTGGATATTGAAGTTTGCATTTTGCCAGAGATTTTACAAGCAATGGAGAATGATCAAGAATTTATGGAAGCTGTAACTAAGACTTAA
- the LOC132030673 gene encoding protein ENHANCED PSEUDOMONAS SUSCEPTIBILITY 1-like isoform X2: MEEVQIISTCLVEATSNESIFDKNTPKVSKIDMTPWDLRFLLHDTIQKGLLFCKPKEEIIPKSSFIEHLKKSLSSTLHFFPPLSGRFSTVKNANDTVSFFINCNNAGVEFTHAVSPKLTVSTILDSTHVPLIVHHLFPLNKVRNFECVTKPLFGVQVTELVDGYFIGCSMSHSLADGTCFWHFLNSWSEISRGYEVISKFPVLQRYFPEKMNLPIHLPLKLDDEKLFEVFEVPTLMERIFHLSKESIAKLKAKANYEMGVKSISSLQAYLAHLWRSVTRCRNLDAKEEVIINLIIGARSRLNPPLPEGYFGNAIHAKQVKTTAEELLENGLGWAAMQMNKTVISQNSDEVVKMYKGCSEEWDGK; the protein is encoded by the exons ATGGAAGAAGTTCAAATCATCTCCACATGTTTAGTTGAAGCAACATCAAATGAATCAATCTTTGACAAAAACACCCCAAAAGTTTCTAAAATTGATATGACACCATGGGATTTACGATTCCTCCTTCATGACACTATCCAAAAAGGTCTCCTTTTCTGcaaaccaaaagaagaaattattcccaaatcatcattcattgaacatttaaaaaaatcactttCTAGCACTTTACACTTTTTTCCTCCATTATCTGGCCGTTTCTCCACCGTTAAAAACGCCAACGATACAGTTTCTTTCTTCATCAATTGTAACAACGCTGGCGTGGAATTCACCCACGCAGTTAGTCCAAAATTAACTGTTTCTACAATTCTTGATTCTACACACGTACCACTTATTGTTCACCATCTTTTTCCACTCAATAAGGTTCGTAATTTCGAATGTGTTACTAAGCCTTTATTTGGTGTACAAGTAACTGAGCTAGTTGATGGTTACTTTATCGGGTGCAGTATGAGTCATAGCTTAGCAGATGGTACTTGTTTTTGgcatttcttgaattcttggtCTGAAATATCTCGTGGGTACGAAGTTATTTCCAAGTTCCCAGTTTTACAACGTTATTTTCCCGAGAAAATGAATCTTCCAATTCATCTTCCCTTAAAGCTAGATGATGAAaaattgtttgaagtatttgaaGTTCCAACTTTGATGGAGAGGATTTTTCATCTTAGTAAAGAAAGTATAGCTAAACTCAAAGCAAAAGCAAATTATGAAATGGGTGTTAAATCGATTTCTTCTTTACAAGCTTACTTGGCTCATCTATGGCGCTCTGTTACTCGTTGTCGTAATCTTGATGCTAAGGAAGAAGTCATCATTAACCTTATCATAG GTGCGAGATCAAGGCTAAATCCTCCTCTTCCAGAAGGCTATTTTGGAAATGCAATTCATGCCAAGCAAGTCAAGACAACTGCAGAAGAGCTACTAGAAAATGGACTAGGATGGGCTGCAATGCAAATGAACAAGACAGTTATCTCACAAAACTCTGACGAAGTGGTGAAAATGTACAAAGG TTGCAGTGAGGAGTGGGATGGGAAATAA